GCTCCGATTGCACGGCGTAGACCGCCACGGCAGCGACCGCAGGATGCGACTGCAGCACCTGCTCCACTTCATAGGACGAAATGTTTTCGCCGCGCCGCCGGATCGCGTCCTTCAGCCGGTCCAGAAAGCGGAAGTAGCCATCCGTGTCGCGCACCACCCGATCACCCGTGTGGAACCACAGGTTGCGCCAGGCCTCCACCGTCTTGTCGTCCATGCCGAAGTAGCCCGTCGCAATGGCAAAGGGAGGCCGGGCGCGCAGCAGCAGTTCTCCCGGCTCGCCATCGGGAACGGGCGCATCCTGGCCGTCCGCGACCATGGCGTCGAACTCCGGCGCGACGCGGCCCATGCAGCCGGCGCGCTGTTGCGCCAGCGTGCCGCCGAGGGCGAAATTGGTTTCCGTGGAGCCATAGCCTTCCAGCAGCGCGATGCCTGTGCGCTCGGCGAAGACCGCGTGAAAGCGTGCCGGCACGCCCGGCGCCAGCGCGATGCGGGTGCGGTGCTGCCGTTCGGCAGCGGCCGGTTCGTGGGCCAATAGCATGGGCACCATGGCACCAAGCAGGTAGGTGACGGTCGCACCGCTCGCTTGCAGGCGGTCGAAATACCGGCTGGCGGAAAAGCGCTCGTCGCAGACAATGCTTGCACCGGTCACCAGGGCCTGAAAGCAGGCATTGAGCGCGTTGGTATGAAAGAGCGGCAGGCTGGTGTAGAGCACATCATCCTGTGAGATTTCCAGATTGCGCGCGGCGATCCTGCCCCACCAGTAGAACTGCGCATGCGGACAGCACACGCCCTTGGACAGGCCCGACGTGCCGGACGTGTACAGGATGGCAAACGTGTCGCCGGGCCGGATGTCGGCCGCGGGCTGCACGTCCTGCGCATGTGCGTCGGGCGGCGCACAGGCCGGCGCAGGCAGGGACGCCGTGCCCGCCTCTGCATCCAGCAGCCAGATCTGACGTACCGCCAACGACGCGCCGTCCAACGCCGCCAGCGCGGGACAGCATGCGGCATCCGCCACCACCAGCGCACAGCCGCTGTTGGCCAGGATGTGCTGCAACTGCATGCCGCGCGAGGCCGTGTTGATGGGCACCACCACGGCGCCCATCCACCCGCAGCCCAGCGCCACCGACAGGAACTCGATCCGGTTTCCCGCCATCAGGCCGACGCGGTCCCCGCGCCGGATGCCGGCGGCTGTCAGCCGCGCCGCCCATTGCGCCGCATGAGCCGCCGCGTCGCCGTAGCGCAGGCTCCCACCCGGCGCCTGCACCCATAGGTGCTCGGCCAGGCGCACGCCCTGTTCCTGCAACAACGACGGCAATGTCAACGCATGCATGGCGACGCTTCCCCAGTTGTCCGGCCGTCGGCAAGCAGCCCGCGACCCTGTGGAATTAGTCTAGGAATCAACTATTTATGTGTCAAATTTATGGCTATTATTCGACTTATAAAACGTATTCATAACAAGGGCATGCATGAACTTCGATTTGAATCTCATGCGGGTTTTCCTGACTGTCATGCACGAACGCAGCGTGACGCGCGCGGCACAGCGGCTGAACCTGACGCAACCCGCGGTGAGTTACGCGCTGGGCCGCCTTCGCGAGCAATTTGGCGATCCCCTATTCCAACGCACGCCCTCCGGCATGCAGCCCACCCCGGTCGCGTTTGCGCTGGCCGATCCGATTGAGCGAGGCATGAACAGCTTTGCCGAGGCAGTCAGCCTTCGGCAGCACTTTGAGCCCGCCACCAGCACGCGGCGGTTTCAACTATCGATGTCGGACATCGGCGAAATGGTGTTCCTGCCGCCGCTGATGGAACGCGTCCACGCGCAGGCGCCGCGCCTGCAGGTCGAGGTTCGGGAAGTGCCGCTGGAGGATTTGCCGCAGGCGCTCAAGGACGGTGCAGTGGATCTGGCCATCGGCAACCTGGCCGGCCTGGGCCGCCACACCTGTCACGCGGACCTTTTCAGCGAGCGCTATGTCTGCATGGGGCGGCGCGGGCATCCCGTACTGGCCGCGGGGCTGACACGCGGCCAGTACAAGCGGCTCGATCACATCCTGGTCGCATCGCGCGCGAGCGCCCATCGTCTGCTCGACGATGTGCTGGCCGAGGCCGGTTTGCATCGCCAGCCGTATCTCACCTTGCCGCACTTTTCGGCGGCGGCCGAAATCGTCCGCCGCACCGACCTGACCGTGACCCTGCCCTATCGCGCCGCGCTCTGGTTCAACCAGACTCACGATTTCGAAGTACGGCATCTGCCCATCGCCCTGCCGCCGTTATGTGTCACGGTGCATTGGCATGCGCGTTTCGAAAGCGATCCCGGAACAGCATGGTTGAGAAACCTGGTAGTGGCGACGCTCGCTGATCACGACGAGCCTTGTTAGCGTAGCGCGCAGGATCTTCGTGGAGCACGTTGGAGCCGCGTTGCTGACCCCGGGCCCGCGTCGGACCTTACGCCATCGCCGCCAGCATCAAATCCAGATTCTGCACCGCCGCGCCCGAGGCGCCCTTGCCCAGGTTGTCGAACACGGCCGTCAGCAACACCTGGCCGTGTTGCGCATTGCCGTAGACGCCCAACCGAAGATCGTTCGTGCCGTTCAGCGCCTCCGGGTTCAGGTTCGTGTGCGCGGCGGCCTCGTCGCGCGGCACGACCTGCACATGCGCCGCGCCTGCGTAGTGCCGTTGCAGGCACGCGTGCAGCTTCTCGGCATCGACGCCGGCGGGCAGCAGGCGCAGATGCAGCGGGATGGTCAGGACGATGCCTTGGCGGAATGCGCCATAGGACGGCACGAACACTGGACGCTGCGTGAGGCCCGCGTGCCGTTCGATCTCGGGCGTGTGCTTGTGCGCGAGGCCCAGGCCGTAGACCTGGAATGCGGGGCCGCGCGGTCCGTCGGCGCCCTCATACGCATCGACGCTGGCACGGCCGCCGCCCGAGTAACCAGACACCGCATTGATCACCGCCGGATAGTCGGCAGGCACGAAACCCGCCTGGACCAGCGGCCGCAGCAGCGCAATCGCGCCGGTGGGGTAGCAGCCCGGGTTGCTGACCCGCAGCGCGTGGGCGATGCGATCGGGCTGGCCAGCGCTCATTTCCGGAAACCCGTACACCCAGCCCGCATCCGTGCGGTGCGCGGAGCTGGCGTCGATGATGCGCACCTTGGGGTTGACGACGGACGCGGCCGCCTGGCGCGCGGGTTCGTCGGGCAGGCACAGGATCGCGATGTCGCTGGAATTGATCGCGTCAGCGCGGCGCTGCGGGTTCTTGCGGTCGGCTTCAGGCAACGTCAGCAGTTGCAGGTCGCTGCGGCCGTTGAGCCGTTCGTGGATCTGCAGACCGGTCGTGCCCTGGTCGCCGTCGATGAAAACAAGAGGTTGGGTCATGATGCTGTCCGGGTGGTTCGGCGTTGCCTGATTTGTTCAGGAATGGACCTTATCTTCGATCTGGCGACGACATAAGAAAAGTCGAATATCATGATCGGCTGATTCAGTTTTTCTGAATTGAGCCGATGTTGGATCCGACCCCGAATCCGCAACCAAAGCCGACACCGAACCCCGGAAACTCCCATGCGCGAAATCAGCCTGGACCGTCTGCGCACCCTTGTCGCCATTGCCGACCTCGGCTCGTTCGCCGACGCCGCGCGCGCCCTGCATCTGGCGCCGCCCACCGTCAGCCTGCACGTGTCGGACCTTGAAACCCGCGTCGGCGCCCCGCTTCTTACGCGCAAGCGCGGTCAGGTCCGGCCCACGGCCATCGGAGAAACACTGCTGGAACGTGCGCGCCGCTTGCTCTCGGAGGCGGACCAGGCGCTGGACGACGTGCAGCGGCAGGTGCAAGGGTTGGCGGGCCGTGTGCGGCTTGGGGCGTCCACCGGAGCCATCGCCCACCTGCTGCCGCAGGCGCTGGAAACACTCGGTCGCGACCACCCCGGCATCGACGTGCAGGTGGCGGTGCTGACGTCGCAGGAGACCTTGCTGCGGCTGGCCGATGGCACGCTGGACGTGGGACTGGTGGCGCTGCCCCAGCCGCCGCTTGACGGCCTGGTGCTGCGTCCGTGGCGCCGCGACCCGGTGATGGCCTTTCTGCCGGCGGCATGGAAAGCGCCGGCGCGCCTCACGCCCGCGTGGCTGGCCGAACGGCCGCTGATTCTGAATGACGCCAGCACGCGGCTGTCGCGCCTGACCGGAGAATGGTTCGCAGCCGCCGGACTCAACCCCCGCGCGCGCATTCAGTTGAACTACAACGACGCCATCAAGAGCTTGGTGGCGGCAGGTTACGGCGCGACGCTGCTGCCGCACGAGGCCACCGCGCCGCAACCCGATCCCCGCGTCATCATGCGGCCGGTGCGGCCCGCGCTGTGGCGTCCGCTGGGCATCGCCCATCGCGCGGGGCAAGTGGAAGCGGCCACGCAGCACGTGCTGGACGTGCTGTGGGAACTGCGCGCGTCGGGCGCTAAAGGCACGGCGGCGGCCTAGTCAAACTGGCGTCTGATCCTGCTGGCCGGCACGACAGCCCTGCGTGGCGGACCGATAAGGCCCGCCGGGCATCATCACCCCGTCTTCCCCAGCCGCCCCGCCGCAGCCGGCGCCCGGCGGAAGAACGCCGCCCGCTGGCTTTCCTCGCGCAGCCGCCGCGCACGCGACCGGAACAAATCCTTGCGACCCACGATCCCGAGCAGCCGGCCGCTATCCCGATCAACGATAGGCACCCGTCCCGCCCCGGACAGGGCCATCCGGTCCGCGATCTGACTGGCCAGTTCATCGGCGTGTCCGTACACCAGCTCGCGCCCGTCCAACGCTTGCGCCAGCGTCCGCTCGTCAGGCTCGCCTTGCAGCGCCCACGCCAAGGTGTCGGCGCGCGTGACCTCGCCGACCACGACGCCCTCGCCGTCCAGCACCGGATAACTCGTATGCACCGGCTGCGCGGTGGTGAAATGCGCGACGGCCTGCGCCACCGTCATCGTGTCCGGCAGCGTCTGTACGGGCGTGGTCATCACATCGGCCACGCGCAGCAGATCGAACGGATCCACGCGGTATTCGCGGCTGATGTGATGGCCGCGGCGCGCGATCTTCTCGGTCAAGATCGACCGCTTGAGCAGCAGCACCGTCACGCCGTAGGCAAAGACGCAGGCCGCCAGCACGGGCAGCAGCGCGTGCATGTTGCCGGTCAACTCCACCGCAAACAACGTGGCCGTCAGCGGCGCGCGCATGGTGCCGCCCATCATCGCCGCCATGCCCACCAACGCCCAGAAGCCGGGATCGGCCTGCGGCAGCACGGGCGACGCCAGCGCGCCCAGCGCACCGCCGAAGATCAGCAGCGGCGCCAGCACGCCGCCAGACGTCCCAGAGCCCAGCGCGATCGACCAGATGGCGACCTTGACCACCAGCAGCACCAGCACGGCCTGGAACGCCAGATCGCCCGCCAGCATGTGCCGGATGTTGTCGTAGCCCACCCCGAGCGCGGCGGGCTCGATCAGCCCGCCAATGCCGATAGCCAGGCCGCCGATGGCTGGCCACCACATCCAGTGGATCGGCAGCTTCTCGAACAGGTCTTCGGCCGCGTACACCAGCGAGGTCAGCACGCCGGATCCCAAGCCCGCCAGCACGCCCACGGCGGCGCAGGCCACCAGGTGCCACGGCGTGAAAGCCAGCGTGCCGGCGTACGCAAAGATCGGACCGGGTTCCATGATGAAGGCGCGCGTCGCGGCCGCTACCAGCGCCGCCACGGCCACGGGCAGGAAGCTGCGCGGCTTCCATTCGAAGAGCAGCAGTTCGACCGCGAGCAACACAGCGGCCAGTGGCGTGCCGAAGATCGCGGTCATGCCGGCGGCCGCGCCCGCGACGAGCAGCGTCTTGCGTTCACCGTCGTCCAGGTGGATGGTTTGCGCCAGCAGCGAGCCGATCGCGCCGCCGGTCATGATGATGGGTCCTTCAGCGCCAAACGGGCCGCCGGTGCCGATGGACACGGCCGACGACACGGGCTTGAGCACCGCCACCTTCGGCTGGATGCGGCTCTTGCCGATCAGGATGGCTTCCATGGCTTCTGGGATGCCATGGCCGCGGATTTTCTCGGAGCCGTAGCGCGCCATGAGGCCAATGATGAGGCAGCCGACGACGGGGATAAACACCGAACCGAGTCCGAGCCGCCCTGTCGTGATGGGCAGGTCGGCAAACGAAAACAGGCCGTGATAGGCCAGGTTGGTGCATAGTGCGATGAGGCGAAGCAGCAGCCAGGCGGCGGCGACGCTGGCCAGTCCGACCGGAATGGCAAGGCCCATCAAGAGGACGACGCGGCGGTCGGTAGTGAAGTCGCCAAGCCGCAATCCGGGCTTGGCGGAAGAAGAAATGGGGGGCATGGTCAAGGAAGATTGGAAGTATTCGCACGAAGTTTGCGAAAAGTCATATATATCGTAGCACGACATATATTAGAATCGCCCGGTGAACGCCTCCACGACACCCTCTCGCCTGTCTCCCGCCGACTACGAACTGCTCGCGGATTTCCGCTATGCGCTGCGAAAATTCGCCGCGTTCAGCGAAAGCGCGGCCGCGGGCCTGGACCTGATGCCGCAGCAGCATCAGGCGCTGCTTGCCATCAAAGGCACCCGCAAGAGCGCCCCGGGGCGACGCGGACTCTACGTCGGTGAAATCGCCGATCGCCTGATGATCCGACCGCACACTGCCGCCGAATTGGTGGGCCGTCTGGCGCGGTTGGATCTCGTCAGCCGCGAAGCCGATCCCGAAGACGGACGCCGCGTCGAAGTCGTCCTGACGCCCAAGGGCGAACGCATGCTGGCAGACCTGTCCGCCTCGCACCTCGAAGAACTGCACGCCATGCGTCCGCTGTTGACGCGGTTGCTGGCACGCATGGGCGACGAGACCGGCAACGGCTGATCCCCCCTTTCCTCCTGCCAAACCGGGTTGCGCGGCATAAGCTCATGCCGCCAGGAAATAAGCCTCGTGATAAATTGTCGCCCCGCGACATATCGATGCGTCGCGAGGAGAGATTGTCTTGGGTGTTGCATTCAAGCGCTGGCTGGGGTCGTTCGCGCCAGCGCCGGTGGGCGTCAATGGACGCGAAAAACTTTACGGTGCGGTAGGCGCCCTGCTCGGTCTGTT
The DNA window shown above is from Achromobacter spanius and carries:
- a CDS encoding ATP-dependent acyl-CoA ligase produces the protein MHALTLPSLLQEQGVRLAEHLWVQAPGGSLRYGDAAAHAAQWAARLTAAGIRRGDRVGLMAGNRIEFLSVALGCGWMGAVVVPINTASRGMQLQHILANSGCALVVADAACCPALAALDGASLAVRQIWLLDAEAGTASLPAPACAPPDAHAQDVQPAADIRPGDTFAILYTSGTSGLSKGVCCPHAQFYWWGRIAARNLEISQDDVLYTSLPLFHTNALNACFQALVTGASIVCDERFSASRYFDRLQASGATVTYLLGAMVPMLLAHEPAAAERQHRTRIALAPGVPARFHAVFAERTGIALLEGYGSTETNFALGGTLAQQRAGCMGRVAPEFDAMVADGQDAPVPDGEPGELLLRARPPFAIATGYFGMDDKTVEAWRNLWFHTGDRVVRDTDGYFRFLDRLKDAIRRRGENISSYEVEQVLQSHPAVAAVAVYAVQSELAEDEVMAALVYKTGQTIAPHALLDFCQPRMPYFAVPRYLRVVDDLPRTENGKIRKFRLREEGITGDTWDRDAAGYRVAR
- a CDS encoding LysR family transcriptional regulator, coding for MRVFLTVMHERSVTRAAQRLNLTQPAVSYALGRLREQFGDPLFQRTPSGMQPTPVAFALADPIERGMNSFAEAVSLRQHFEPATSTRRFQLSMSDIGEMVFLPPLMERVHAQAPRLQVEVREVPLEDLPQALKDGAVDLAIGNLAGLGRHTCHADLFSERYVCMGRRGHPVLAAGLTRGQYKRLDHILVASRASAHRLLDDVLAEAGLHRQPYLTLPHFSAAAEIVRRTDLTVTLPYRAALWFNQTHDFEVRHLPIALPPLCVTVHWHARFESDPGTAWLRNLVVATLADHDEPC
- the argC gene encoding N-acetyl-gamma-glutamyl-phosphate reductase, which produces MTQPLVFIDGDQGTTGLQIHERLNGRSDLQLLTLPEADRKNPQRRADAINSSDIAILCLPDEPARQAAASVVNPKVRIIDASSAHRTDAGWVYGFPEMSAGQPDRIAHALRVSNPGCYPTGAIALLRPLVQAGFVPADYPAVINAVSGYSGGGRASVDAYEGADGPRGPAFQVYGLGLAHKHTPEIERHAGLTQRPVFVPSYGAFRQGIVLTIPLHLRLLPAGVDAEKLHACLQRHYAGAAHVQVVPRDEAAAHTNLNPEALNGTNDLRLGVYGNAQHGQVLLTAVFDNLGKGASGAAVQNLDLMLAAMA
- a CDS encoding LysR family transcriptional regulator — its product is MREISLDRLRTLVAIADLGSFADAARALHLAPPTVSLHVSDLETRVGAPLLTRKRGQVRPTAIGETLLERARRLLSEADQALDDVQRQVQGLAGRVRLGASTGAIAHLLPQALETLGRDHPGIDVQVAVLTSQETLLRLADGTLDVGLVALPQPPLDGLVLRPWRRDPVMAFLPAAWKAPARLTPAWLAERPLILNDASTRLSRLTGEWFAAAGLNPRARIQLNYNDAIKSLVAAGYGATLLPHEATAPQPDPRVIMRPVRPALWRPLGIAHRAGQVEAATQHVLDVLWELRASGAKGTAAA
- a CDS encoding chloride channel protein; the encoded protein is MPPISSSAKPGLRLGDFTTDRRVVLLMGLAIPVGLASVAAAWLLLRLIALCTNLAYHGLFSFADLPITTGRLGLGSVFIPVVGCLIIGLMARYGSEKIRGHGIPEAMEAILIGKSRIQPKVAVLKPVSSAVSIGTGGPFGAEGPIIMTGGAIGSLLAQTIHLDDGERKTLLVAGAAAGMTAIFGTPLAAVLLAVELLLFEWKPRSFLPVAVAALVAAATRAFIMEPGPIFAYAGTLAFTPWHLVACAAVGVLAGLGSGVLTSLVYAAEDLFEKLPIHWMWWPAIGGLAIGIGGLIEPAALGVGYDNIRHMLAGDLAFQAVLVLLVVKVAIWSIALGSGTSGGVLAPLLIFGGALGALASPVLPQADPGFWALVGMAAMMGGTMRAPLTATLFAVELTGNMHALLPVLAACVFAYGVTVLLLKRSILTEKIARRGHHISREYRVDPFDLLRVADVMTTPVQTLPDTMTVAQAVAHFTTAQPVHTSYPVLDGEGVVVGEVTRADTLAWALQGEPDERTLAQALDGRELVYGHADELASQIADRMALSGAGRVPIVDRDSGRLLGIVGRKDLFRSRARRLREESQRAAFFRRAPAAAGRLGKTG
- a CDS encoding MarR family winged helix-turn-helix transcriptional regulator, producing the protein MNASTTPSRLSPADYELLADFRYALRKFAAFSESAAAGLDLMPQQHQALLAIKGTRKSAPGRRGLYVGEIADRLMIRPHTAAELVGRLARLDLVSREADPEDGRRVEVVLTPKGERMLADLSASHLEELHAMRPLLTRLLARMGDETGNG